TTATTTTATAAAATAAATGAAAACATCAACCATTACTTTTCAATATCAACAAATTATTACACTAATTATAATGAAACTAATAGCTTTACAAATCAATTATCATCAGGCATCATGTATGAATTTTTGCCCCAAAAAACATTCAATCCCTATATAATTTCGGGATTATTTTTTGCCTATAATCAAAATAACCAAGATATTAAAAGCATCTTCAGACCAATAAGAATAAAAAACATTCTCCAAGTTGGAATTGAAAATGAATTGGGATTTTTATTCAAAATGCTAAAATACCGCAACACCGAATATATTTTTAAAATATATTCAAAAGTTAGTTATATTCCTCTGGCTTATAACCTAGATGAAAAAAAATTGGAAAAACATTCTATTAACTTTAATTATTTAGGAATTGGAATAGTAGTCAAATAACAACATTAAATTAATACTGGTGGTCTTTGTTAACAAACTTAGTAATGTGTGGTAAAAATAATATATCTGCCCTACCCGTAGGACCATTTCTATGTTTTGCTACAATAACCTTAGTCTCTATTGGTTCTATCTCCGCAGAAGACTCAAATTTAAAATCCTTATCTCTGTGAAGTAAAATTACAATATCAGCGTCTTGCTCTAATGCTCCTGACTCCCTTAAACTAGCAAGATTAGGCTCGCGCCCTTCCGTATCTCTTGTAAGCTGAGATAATGCAACAATAGGAATCTCAAGCTCTCTAGCAAGCTCTTTGAGAGATTTACTAATCGAGGCAACTTGTTCATGTCTTGGAAGATTTTTTGTTTCAAAAGAAATCAGACTGATATAATCAACAAATATTATATCTATACCATAAAATCGCTTAAGCTTTCTAGCTTGAGTTGCTAAAGTTAGCAAACTAATATTGGGAGTATCTTCAATATAAAGCTCAGAATCGCTAATCTCATTTACAATATCATTTAGTAATTTTATCTCTTGTCCAGATAAAATGCTATTTTGAACTTTAAAGCTATCAATACAAGATTGAGAAGATATTATTCTTTTTATCAAAGCATCCGCTGTCATTTCAAGAGAAAAAAATCCTACTTTTTTCTTTCCCTCTTTTCTCAATGCTATAGCAGAGGCAATATTCAAGGCAAATGCCGTTTTACCGATACTAGGACGAGCACCAACTATAATAAAATCGCTGTTTCTAAACCCTCCAATAAGAGAGTCGACCTTTCTAAAGCCGCTTGGAATGCCAAAGTTTGCTTCTTTTTTCTTCATACTACGTTCATATATCTCATTATGAACACGTTCTGCAATAACTTTAGCATGATAGAGGTTTTTACTAGAATAATCCAACTCAATTGAAAGAATCTTCTGTTGAGATTCTTCAACAATCTCATTAACAGATTTTGTAGAATCATTTATATAATCATTAAGTTCTTTAGAAACATTTAAAATGCTTCTACGAACACTCTGTTCTTTTACAATTTTTGCATAAACATTTATAGTTCTATCTGTTGGCAAATAAACTGAAAGTGAATCTAAATAATCTGGCAAATTGATTAAATCTTTTTTAATCAAAAGTTGGCTTTTTGAAACATTCTTAGATACTTCTTCAAAAACGGTAATAGGGTCAATATTTTCCCTTTTTTCATAAAGCGAAACCATTGCTTTGAAAATCAACTTGTGAGTTTCATTGTAAAAATCATCAGCTCTTACATGAAAAGCAATTTGCTCTAACTTATCTGAATTATAAAATATACTAGAAATTACCGCTTTTTCTGCACCATCATTAAAAAGAAGTGCAGAATTTGAAAAAGCCGCTAAAGCCACAAACTAAACCCTTTCTCTTTCAGCTTGCTCATCTGTTTTATTTAACTTTTTATTTAAAGACTTTTTATCCTCTTGCTTTTTTTCTTTTTTTATCTCTACTTTAATAATAGAACTAATGCCTTCATAAAGCTTAATTGTCACATCATAAGTTCCAAAAGCCTTTAAAGTTCCATGATGTATATCTATCTTTTTTCTCTCTATATCAAAGCCAAGTTTTAAAAGTTCATCAGCAATA
Above is a genomic segment from Borreliella mayonii containing:
- the dnaB gene encoding replicative DNA helicase — encoded protein: MALAAFSNSALLFNDGAEKAVISSIFYNSDKLEQIAFHVRADDFYNETHKLIFKAMVSLYEKRENIDPITVFEEVSKNVSKSQLLIKKDLINLPDYLDSLSVYLPTDRTINVYAKIVKEQSVRRSILNVSKELNDYINDSTKSVNEIVEESQQKILSIELDYSSKNLYHAKVIAERVHNEIYERSMKKKEANFGIPSGFRKVDSLIGGFRNSDFIIVGARPSIGKTAFALNIASAIALRKEGKKKVGFFSLEMTADALIKRIISSQSCIDSFKVQNSILSGQEIKLLNDIVNEISDSELYIEDTPNISLLTLATQARKLKRFYGIDIIFVDYISLISFETKNLPRHEQVASISKSLKELARELEIPIVALSQLTRDTEGREPNLASLRESGALEQDADIVILLHRDKDFKFESSAEIEPIETKVIVAKHRNGPTGRADILFLPHITKFVNKDHQY